The nucleotide window ctgtgtgtccgtaacaagcaaagtggatgtgtttattttcctttgatgtagccgaaatttcctttgaagtttccgaaggtttactttgtttacatcacgcgATCAAAATGGATCaactttctttacaaaaatggtgTTCCCCGacaccaaaaaaaacaacaaaaagagaACGGTCCCCTTGTCTTGAAAGAAGTGAAAAgagcatatttaaaaataaaaaaattcaagtgaAGTAGTAGAAATGTTAAGTTGGAAGTGagaagtggagctagaagtaaagaaagttagaagtagaaaataaaggttAGAGTTTGAAGTCGATTTGAAATCACagatagtaagaactttgatatttttagacgtttggtttttatgtTGCTGGAGCAAGCAGGCTCCCCTTTTTCAGCAAAAGCCACCCGCCTAAAAGCCTCTTaaagtagccatatttgtttacattttgttgcataattaatgtgtgccctggcgcgtaactaatgtatttgtccaaaaattcaaaatgctacataaagcctttagctgactaacaaacggaaaactttggtttgttgaactgtaatgttattatttttactttactattgtttctctttatatgcgttttactaagcataaatagctagctttagtttcaACTAAATGTTcacagtttaagtatatttaactgagggtgtcttagctactattagctagctaatgttatcCTCTAGATCCTACTCTTCCCACCCCCCAtcatggctagctctaacctatgacttatgttcttattcctcttttttaattttatatagctagctaccttagtttccaaacttttcttcttttatgagcacgaattatgatggtaataagctagctagctaactgcaaaATCTTGAACTTGAAGttttgcaggatagtaggatgtattttttaagagtataattattttcacatttcctgtaaacttcaCACCCaagcaatatgacaagtggaataaattttttcagaatttaaagtgtgtgtgttaagttattttttatttttatgtttctgACATCCAGTTATACTTTTGTCAGCCCACATCTAAAATGCCAGgtaatttacagggggttgtagacatttgattggcaATTTACGTGGGTttgtgactttattttaatttatgagaggacGGTAtggttgttcgtgtttttgtaTATGTTGcgaactgctgttttttaaaatttttgtctaaacttttgtggaaaaaagAACACATGCAGtatatatactgaaagaacaaattcacgtttttgttaagaactttaaaattgtagtaataactgtgtttggtgacactgaaaaaattactaattgttctgactaaaacttttttgttttttatattgtatgatgaaatgcctgatttttctataatttgatgtgttccgTAACCTTCATGTGTaagatttatgggcaatggcaatatagaacatgctacatgaactgattttagttgATTTGGATATGCTcctcaaaaaccaatctgttttcCTTTTTGTGTAACTTTGGTGGACAGACCGTATatattccaaaaataatatctttgttcattcaaaatttactccttattcttttttgacatttacgtttaaaatggttggtataAGTCACTACACATAACCATACTAagaaaaattttgtgttctCTACCGattataatttttacattttgtgtatattttttgggAACAGGATAGTGTataaccgaataaatgattttccagataaaaatttgatgtttttgacacttttgattaaaatattaaaggaTTTCAATGTAATCAAACGTAATCACTTTATAAGATGTTAATGTTTGCGATGTGtcatttctgactttattattgttgttggtgttgtacgtggttctatacattattttgatcagcgaaACTACATTTCGCGAATTTTATttgtatgcactgctgacgttaaCAAAATCTACAAAACAACCTAAtcttctgcctgagtggatttttccacgggccttatcgactagttgttAAATAACTATGCAGCAAAAAGTCCACGccatttgttttttcttttgttcaaaaacttttaacaaaacattgtcttttctttCAGCTTTAAAATTGTCCAAACTTGTGAACATAATGAACAAATCGCCTTACAAATCTGGCATTATACAAGTTGCTTGTCAGTTTTCGTTGTCAAAGGAAGAAATGGTTAATTTATCTTTAAATGCTGCTGGTGGTGGTAAACCTGCTTTGACATTTCTTAATGAACTATCAGTACAAAAATCTTCTGAAAGCATATATAGATTGATAACCTGTTGTAAAGAGGTGCCTGCCTTAACAGGAGCTGTTACAGTACTGGAGAGTTTAGACCCTAGTATAAAAACAATTGGAGACTTATTGCCAATGCATTTGGATGATTTAGCTGATAAACTTCAACGAGAGGGAAGCTCAAAACTTCCTGATTATAAATATATTGCTGAAGAATTCAATATGCAAGAGCACATTCCAATGTACGAAGCAAGTGTCCGCACAGAGAATAGTTACTGCCCTACCAGGTATCTAATACAGGTTCTAGCGGTAAGACTGCACACTGTTGGAGAGTTTTTAACGGCTTTGAAGAAAGTGAAAAATGTTAAAGCGTATAACGAAGTTCTCGAACAGAtagaaaaaagaaggaaaaagtgATAATTCCACTTTTAcgtctttcaatttttttttgtgaatataGCGataatttttagtatttttgttcAATTATATATAGAACCACAAGTAGGACTTCTCCTACATTTTTTCCATCTGAAGTAAGCATTTAATCAAATTAGCTATAGGcgaaatttttatgaaaatttgttctAATAGTAGATAAATTTTCAATAGTTGAATGCTTCGGGAATTtaattgtaatttatttaaaggaagcttaataaattaataaaataaatccggcaaatttatttttcttcgcaaaaagtttgtttaatataacattcgcaaaaataaaaccTGCAAATGTATTATCTGGGAACTCAATTTAAAAGCGGGAACTATTGTGTTTAGAACAAGGGGTTGCAGACAAACCAACTAACTACGTGCAGGCATATGTTAGCAAATCTTAGCGAAGCACACATATAGCTTATCTGGAAGGCATTTGTAGATGAAGGTTTATCATTGCACATCCCTGTGTGATTATTCTCCACTAAGCCAAGCATAAAGTAGCTCTGCTTTGAAGTCATTATCAAAGATCTGATCAGGATGAAACATTCTCAGTGGAGAACAAACACACTGCCATTATACGCGGCCATCTACGtagttaatttaatttttttagatataaCACGCTTTTTTCTAGTACTGTAgtctaaatatattaaaaatattgtttgtaATTCACACTTATTTTGGCAGGTTTTTTTGAAACAGAAATCAGTTATGTCCCAAcgttaaaactaattttttaaaaatgttctaatTCACAAAATTTTCTAACACATCTGATGAGGGAACTGTTGTGTGAGGTAAAGATGTGAGCAAAAAAACAGCACATAATGCTGAAATTGAGCCTTGAATCTCTCTTTGTAGACAGACAATCTGTTCATAACTTGCAGCAAATAGACAAAGACAGGACACAGTCTGATCTGACGATTGCAATACTTTCGTTATATATATTTCGTTAAGCCTCTATCTGTGTTTATTTTTGTGACATTCTTTTAGTGATAAACGTTTAATAATTCCTGAATTATCTATCAAGAGGACTTTGAccacaaaactttgtttttaactcctACTGCTTCCTTTGTTTACAGCTGTAAGCTTTGTGAAGGTGGAATCCTGTATATAGAATTTGTTTTTTAGTATAAATATATAGATACATCGTACCAAGATGTTTAATGATTTAAATGATTAAGATGAAGGTGAGtcttttcgttttgtttgtttactgttTTAGTTCCATTGTTTACTatgttttatttctttcattttttagttTGTTGTCTTGCGTCTTTGGTGTTGTGAAATCAATTTCAATAGCAATCTGTAGACTTGTATGATTTTATCATAAACTGATATTAATACAGTTTTAATTCACTCCTTTTgagtattttttactttaaaaataaacccTTATTTATCCTTAAATTTTTCATCCATTATATATATTAGGTACTAGGTGATGTCTTTTAATTATGGACTACCGGGAAGTTCCAAGCTAGCTCAACCAGTATGGAATCTTAAAGAATCTAACATTAATGATGGCGGAGGTGAAACTGGTGACTGTGCATGCAAGCATCCGGCCAGAAGTAATTTTACAGTTGAAGGTCAGttactgtctgtctgtctgtctgtctgtctgtctgtctgtctgtctgtctgtctgtctgtctgtctgtctgtctgtctgtctgtctgtctgtctgtctgtctgtcagaaTGAAGCATTTCGCCTTTTTTAGATTTATCATACAGTTTCATCTGCTCTGAGTTAGCACCAATCCTGGACCAAAATACAACTTGTAACGTTTTAGTCCTATCAAGAGCAATGAAATTTCAAAAAGATTCCATTGCATaccttgaaaaatgtttttatcgtgATGGTGCATGGGCAAGTGATTTCTTGGCAACCTTAGTTGCTGAAAAGCCAGATGTTACCATATATGCTCTAAAACAGTGTTTGAATCAAGAGGGCGTACCAAAAGAAGCAGTTGACACAATAGCTTCGTATGATAACGTAAATATAATTGACGACATATTGCCATTACATTTGGATGAGTTAGCCTCAAAGCTGACAACACGAGAAAGTACCGAGTTGGGTTGGGAATTCGTGGCAAAGTCGTTCGGCTATGAGGAACAAATTCATTCATTTAAGTCTTTACAATTGAATTTTGAAAGTCCCACAATGGAATTAATAAACTTAATAAAAACGCAAAGACCTGGAATGAGAGTTGTTGAGGTGATTCGCCTTTTGAAGCTAATCAATAACAACGATGCTGTCAAAGCCTTGGAAGCGCAGTTACCTAAAATATAACAGCAGTCACCGTAGAGTTAGAAAAAACCATCACGCTacacgttttcttttttaaagcaaCTCCAATGTTCATTTCAGCCTCAAGTTGCTAAGTAGTTGCTGACAGGGGAAGTCATGAAAGTAGCTATGCATACGAATTATGAGGAGAATAGCGAGGAAGTGCGGGACGGTATTACATATAATTAAGACTTTTTGAACAACTGCTggacaattttgtttttattatgttaAGGAGTATTTTGAATGCATTGTTTTGTCTTAAATTTCATTTGTTTGTCTATTCCCTCTGTTTCTCAATAATCTTTTCTGTCAGTGTAAGGGGTTGCTAAAAGGTTGCTTACTTTTTGGTCCAAATTTGAGACTAAGACCTAAGCAACTCagttagttattaaaaaaaaatcatgcatAAATTGATGGATTGAGAAAAGTTAGTTTTAACTGACCCTACAATTTTTTGTTGTGAGAATTAGAAACGAATTTGTAACATGAATTTAGAATAACATCTCAGATAATGAATATTACTTCAGTTTCATTAAAtggtacatgtttttttttcattagcaTATGAATTTTTGAAATCAGGCTCGGGTATGCTTAGCATTAATTACAAAAGATGCTCAAATTATACTAGGAATATGCTTATTTCCGTTACTGTTTCAAACCCAATAACCAAAATAAAGAACAAAGTTTCACATTTTTAACTGTTGCAGCAAAACAAGGGCTCACAGTTATGCTTGTAATATGCTTATTTTTTAGCTAACTCTGAGCCTAAATATGCTTATAAACGTTatgcttataaaagaaaaaacatgtattgCATTATACTGTATAGTGTGAAAAGTTGTTTAACAATCAATCCCCTTTAATGCAAATCCTCATAATTAATTTTCTGcaataatttatttccttatGTTGTTTCTTTATTAaccaactttatttttatttgagtaAATTTATTTAGCATTTAAATAGTCTACAGTATCCTTTATAGAGTTCACCTTTAGGAAACattaataataactttttttccttCTATTTCAATTATaatatcaatatatatatacaacattAATACAATCGAAATGAGTCTTGAACTTTTAagaattataaattataaatttttttggatattttagAGGAGAAACGATACGTCATGGCAAATGCTTTACAGGCTGGAGGATAGTTTATTATCTCTTAATGTGAAGCAAAGAAGTATATATACATGCTTTTTCTTTAAAGTTAGTgtctgctaaaaaaataaaatttaagtaaTAAACAACAACATAGTGGAAAACGAAACGAAAACCTGTTTTTAAAGTTCGCCAGCTTTGTCTTGTGTCAAGCCCGTGTTGAAACACAGCGCTAATTTTCAAAAAGGCCAATAGAAACACTACTCCCCCAGATTCTTGTGGATGCTTTCAAAACTTATTCCCtagcattatttttaattggctTTTTATGACCGAAATGATCAGAATAtatgaaaacattgtttggaCGATTTTTCCCGCTGATTGCCCTAACCCAATCAGTTCTCACGAGTAGGAAGCGAGAAAAAACTTTTGTCTTTGTTCTTTTTGCTGTTATTCCTTGGTCCAAGGTTATTCTCACAACCAACGGCAGCACACCAAGACATTGTAAAATGACGAAATTTCTGATTCGATAAACACTGTATAGAAAATCTCCTGCGAAAATTTTGCCTTAAGGCCTATTCGCACGATCGATTTTAAAACAAGAACGAAGAAAACTGTTTAACTTAGAAGAAAACTTTTTAACTCACACTCTGCTCAATTGAACACGTGTTTATTTCTGCAAATACAACTTTATTAATTTATACAATTTTATGCATTATATTATTTAAATCTTTATAAGTTAAACTGCATAATTATGAGTGGAAATAATCGTTCTAAAAAACGATCTTCGAACAAACAGGAAGATAAATCTATCCTTAAGGAAGTAAGTTTTACGTCTGAGCAAGTTCAAGTTATGCTAAAAGCTCAACAAGAGACAATTATAAGCTTCATAAAGCTGCAAGAGGAAAGATTTGAGCGAAACCTTATAGAAATTCGCAATGAGATAAAGGAGGTAAAGAAAGAAGTAAAGGCGGAAATAGATGACATTATAGAAAATCTCCATATTACTAACGACAACAATGAAGTtgtaaaaaatcaaatcaaagaaCTTGGTAATACGCAGTACGAACATATCGATATGCTGGACGAGAAGATGTCGGAGTTGGAGGACCGGAACAGGAGAAACAATCTGAGATTTGAAAATGTGAGGGAAACTGAGAACGAAACATGGGAAGATAGTGAGAACAAAATTCGA belongs to Hydractinia symbiolongicarpus strain clone_291-10 chromosome 1, HSymV2.1, whole genome shotgun sequence and includes:
- the LOC130635313 gene encoding uncharacterized protein LOC130635313, whose translation is MSFNYGLPGSSKLAQPVWNLKESNINDGGGETGDCACKHPARSNFTVEDLSYSFICSELAPILDQNTTCNVLVLSRAMKFQKDSIAYLEKCFYRDGAWASDFLATLVAEKPDVTIYALKQCLNQEGVPKEAVDTIASYDNVNIIDDILPLHLDELASKLTTRESTELGWEFVAKSFGYEEQIHSFKSLQLNFESPTMELINLIKTQRPGMRVVEVIRLLKLINNNDAVKALEAQLPKI
- the LOC130635255 gene encoding uncharacterized protein LOC130635255 isoform X2; this translates as MSGTITLTQRQPDPSENEEYKKINEVTGTAVRSRRNGCQDTDDLAEVDGGKKVYVDGQEDQGSPCNGQCDIANLTEKFSSISLTKDEEKKTVDSLKLSKLVNIMNKSPYKSGIIQVACQFSLSKEEMVNLSLNAAGGGKPALTFLNELSVQKSSESIYRLITCCKEVPALTGAVTVLESLDPSIKTIGDLLPMHLDDLADKLQREGSSKLPDYKYIAEEFNMQEHIPMYEASVRTENSYCPTRTRGCRQTN
- the LOC130635255 gene encoding uncharacterized protein LOC130635255 isoform X1 translates to MSGTITLTQRQPDPSENEEYKKINEVTGTAVRSRRNGCQDTDDLAEVDGGKKVYVDGQEDQGSPCNGQCDIANLTEKFSSISLTKDEEKKTVDSLKLSKLVNIMNKSPYKSGIIQVACQFSLSKEEMVNLSLNAAGGGKPALTFLNELSVQKSSESIYRLITCCKEVPALTGAVTVLESLDPSIKTIGDLLPMHLDDLADKLQREGSSKLPDYKYIAEEFNMQEHIPMYEASVRTENSYCPTRYLIQVLAVRLHTVGEFLTALKKVKNVKAYNEVLEQIEKRRKK